TACTCATTCTCCTCGTCTGAAGCTCCAAGCCGCATCTCGCGAATCTCGAAGTTTCAGTAATCCGTCTCGCTCACCTGCACGGCCACGGCGCGCGCCTGCTAAATCGCCGCGTGAACATCCCCGGTCGGCCTGATGACTTTGGGGCGGACGGGCCGGCGAACCGCTGTCAGCATGCCTAAGAAAGGTTGATAGATTTTTGCGAAGCACCGCCGAATCCGCGGCACGTGCATGGCTTTTCCGCTTGGCCGGAGGCAGCAGCCGCTGCCCTGGCAGCAAAGTCATGATGCTTTGCTGAGGCCAAGCCGGCTGATGAAGGGGTCGAGAAGATTTCGCTTGGCCTTGCGGACTTCCGTCCGCCCCGTGACGATCCGGGCCAGCTCGGCGATCGTCTCGTTAACCTTGCTGGTCGGCTCGACTTCGGCGATCATCTGGCCGTTATTCGCGGCGGTTCCGAATAATTTCGGCTCGAAAGCAATGGTCGCCGTCGGTTCGAGGTCGACAGCCTTGGCGAAATCGTTGATCGCAATTTCCGGGCGTTTGGGGACGCCGATATTGTTCAGGACGAGCTTCGGCTTGCCGTCGTTCTGGCGCGCGGCGCGCATGGTGTCGAGAAGGCTCTTCGTATTGCGCAGATTGGCCAGATCGGGAGCTGCGACAAGGACAATCTCATCCGCGCCGAGGAGCACGCGCCGCGCCCATCCGGTCCACAGATGCGGTAGATCGAGAATGATGCAGGGGGTCGAAACGCGCAATATGTCGATAATTGCGTCGAAGGCCGTTTCCGGGAAATCATAGGTCCGGTCGAGAGTCGCCGGCGAGGCGAGAAGGCTGAGCTTGTCGCTGCAGCGCGAGAGCAGGCGGTCGATGAGATTGGCGTCGACACGGTCCGGTGCGAAGAGCGCTTCCGCGATGCCCTGCGGCGGGTCCTGATTGAAGTCGAGGCCAGCGGTGCCAAAGCCGAGATCGAGATCGACCAGCACGGTTTGAATTTCGAGGTCGCGGGCGACGGACCAGGCGATGTTATGCGCCAGCGTCGACGCTCCGGCGCCGCCCTTCGCGCCGGTACAGGCAATCACCTTGCCGACCGGGCCGGCGCCGCTGCCCGTATAGAGATGCGAGATCGTGCGGACGAAATCGAGCACGGAAAAGGGCGCGACGAAATATTCGCTCACGCCGCGCGCCATCAGCTCCCGGTAAAGCAGAATATCATTCGTTCGCCCGGCGATGACGACCTTTGTGCCGGCATCACAGAATTCGGCGAGCGTCTCGAGATAGATGATGAGATCGTCGCGGGAGGCGGCGGTCTCCAGGAAAATGACATTTGGGGTGGCGGCGGTGCGATAAGCTTCGATCGCCGCCGCGGCGCCGCCCATATGGACCTTCACATGCGCGCGTTCCATGCGCCGATCGGTGATCGCGTCGCGCACCGTCTGCGCCACTTCGGGAGTCTCGCAGAAGGCCTGCAGAGAAATACGCGGAACCGGGGCGATCTGTTCGCTGACTGAAGAGTTCATTACGGGCCTCCGACCGAGCTTATGGAGGTATTTTTCGTCCGCCAGGTGGTGGTGGGATCTTCTCCCTTGCGCAGGCTGGCGATCGCGCGGGCGCGCATTTGCGTGTCGGCGGGATCTTCCGCCCGTGGCGTCACGAGATCGCGCGGGTCGGCGACCTGCTCGGCAATGGCGGTCTGGTAGGCGCAGCCGAAGTTCCAATAGGGCTTGTTTTGCCAGCCAGTAAAATTGCCGCCGGATGCCAGATCGTTCGGCCATTGGCCGCAACGATCCGCCACTCGGGCCTTGAGGCCGATGAAGCTCAATCGAATCGGCGAGGCGAGATCCATATTTACAACCGGATAGCGGGTGACTTGCAGCGGCGGCCGCGCCCCGCCTTCCGCAAGCGCCTGTCTGATCGCCGCAATAACGCGGCGTGGTAGCGGCGCGTGGCCGCCGGTCGGCACGAAAATGTTCACCGTGCCTTGTCCGTTGGCGCGATACAGGCGCCCGAATTCGACCACTTGGGCGAACGAACGGCCATCCAGTCCGGAAATCTTCGGCGACGGGAAAATATCGAGCTTATCGGGCGTTTCCGAAAGAAGGATCGGATGCCGATTGCGATAATCATCCATCGGGATCGACGATGTTTTCATCCGGTCCACATTGGCGCAGCCGGGGAGCGCGAGCATTCCGAGCGGCAAAAGCAGGCGAAGAGCGACGCCAGGAATCCGAGCCGCGGCTCTTTTCGCGGCGACTTTCGGAGGTGGCGAAATGGACATAGTGTCTTGCTCCTCGTGCGCGGCATGGCCGCCGGTCGCTTAATCTTGAATGAAACCGACACGCCCTTTGAAATTCTTGAGCGCTTCGGGATTATTGGGTGAGGCGTAAAGACGATTGACGCGGCCGAGCAGCCAAGCCTGTGGATCGCTCGAATCGGCGAATCCATCGTCGGGCTTCGGCAGGCGGTTGGTGGCGGTCGCCTTCATCAGATAGGGCGTTACGATGATCATCAGCTCGGTTTCATTGCGCTGGTAATCGCGCGACCGAAACAACGTGCCGAGAATTGGCAGATCCATGAGCCCGGGAAGGCCGTTGATGACTTGCGTCGATATCGTCTGCAGAAAGCCGGCCGAAGCGATCGAGCCGCCCGAGGGAATCTCCACAGTCGTCTCGTTCTTGCGTGTTCTCAGGCCTGGAACGGTGACGCTTTGAATGGTGACCGCGGTCTGGTAGTCGAGCTCGGTGACTTCCGTCGCGATGTGCAGAAGGATGCGGCCGGCCGACAGGACCACGGGCGCGAAATTCAGGGTGACGCCATAGGGTTGGTATGTCACGCCACCGGGGCTGCAATTCGTGACGGTGCCATTGGTCGTGCAAACCGGGGCGCTCGGGATCGGTACCTCACCCCCTACGGTGAATTTCGCATTTTCTCCCGATATCGCCGTCACTGTCGGCTCAGCCAGGATGCGCGAGACGCCATAGCGCTCGAAGGCCTGCAGCGTCGCACTGATCGTATTTGCCGGATTGTGCACGGTCAACGAGGTCGCCAGGTTAGTGGCTGGATTCGTCGCGATCGAGCCGGCGATGCCGAACGGATTATATTGCGTGAATGCGCCCCAGGTGCTGGATGTTAGACCCAATTGTTTGGCGACATTGCGTTGGATTTCGGCGACGCTGACCTTCAGCATCACCTGATCGCGACCACGGATCACGAGTGAATTGACGACAAGATTCTGTGCGGCGCTGCCGGCTTGGCTGGTCTGCTTGACGAAGCCTTGCGCGATGTCGGTGGCGCGCTGAGCCTCTTCGGCCGAATTGACCGCGCCGCTCAATATGATTGTGTCGTTGATGGTCCTGGTGACGATCGATGAATTGGGCAGAGCGGCATTGAGTATCTGCTGCAGCTCGCCGACATCGCGGCCGATGCTGATTTCCAGAGCCGCAATCTGGCGGCCTGCTGAATCCATTGCGAAGACCGTGGTCTGACCGTCCGCTATGCCGATGATATAAAGCTTGCGCGCCGATCGTACGACTGCATTGGCAACCTTCGGATTGCCGACGAAGATCTCGGATGCGGCCTTCGGAAGATTGACGATCACCGATTTGCCGACACCCATCGATAGCCGCCGCACGACGCCTTCGCCGCTTTTTTCGATGTGCGGCTGCAGGCCGGCATCGCTTTGCAGCGGGGGCAACACGGTGGAGAGAATGGCGACAATGCCACCAATGACCGGCAGAACGCGATATTTCGCGAGTCCCAGCGGCGCGGTTTGTCGTTTCATGCGGATGTTTCCTGCAGCATTCATTCAAAAGCGCCTTCGGCGATCACTGTGATCGCGTTTCGACGGGGACGCCGTAGCGCACGATGGTCATGTCGTTTTGGGCAGGGGCGCCCGCCTTTTGGGAGGCCTTATTGTCGGTCAGGCTGCGCAGAGCCAATGAAAGCTGACCCACCCGCTGGGCGCGGATGATGATCTCCACCTGCTGCGGGGTGAGTTCGAGGGTCGCGTTGGATCCCGTGGCCACCCGTTCATTGTTGCGGTCCTGGATGTTTTGACCAATGGCCAAGACTCGAATGTTGCGCAGCAACGTCTCGCTGACCATCGGGTCCGCGGCCCCCGCCTTGGCTGCCTGTTCGTCGCGATAGGTGTGGATCACGTCGACGTGGTCGTTCGGCAGGATGAAGTTGCCTGCTGTCTGCGAGCCTTGCTGATCGATGTTGATTGCCACGGCGCGCATGCCAGACGGCAGGATCGCGGCCATGAAGCCGGCCGCGCCGGCCTTGATGAGGCGATTAGGAAAGATGGGTTCGCC
The window above is part of the Methylovirgula sp. HY1 genome. Proteins encoded here:
- a CDS encoding CtpF protein, whose product is MNSSVSEQIAPVPRISLQAFCETPEVAQTVRDAITDRRMERAHVKVHMGGAAAAIEAYRTAATPNVIFLETAASRDDLIIYLETLAEFCDAGTKVVIAGRTNDILLYRELMARGVSEYFVAPFSVLDFVRTISHLYTGSGAGPVGKVIACTGAKGGAGASTLAHNIAWSVARDLEIQTVLVDLDLGFGTAGLDFNQDPPQGIAEALFAPDRVDANLIDRLLSRCSDKLSLLASPATLDRTYDFPETAFDAIIDILRVSTPCIILDLPHLWTGWARRVLLGADEIVLVAAPDLANLRNTKSLLDTMRAARQNDGKPKLVLNNIGVPKRPEIAINDFAKAVDLEPTATIAFEPKLFGTAANNGQMIAEVEPTSKVNETIAELARIVTGRTEVRKAKRNLLDPFISRLGLSKAS
- a CDS encoding CpaD family pilus assembly protein, whose product is MSISPPPKVAAKRAAARIPGVALRLLLPLGMLALPGCANVDRMKTSSIPMDDYRNRHPILLSETPDKLDIFPSPKISGLDGRSFAQVVEFGRLYRANGQGTVNIFVPTGGHAPLPRRVIAAIRQALAEGGARPPLQVTRYPVVNMDLASPIRLSFIGLKARVADRCGQWPNDLASGGNFTGWQNKPYWNFGCAYQTAIAEQVADPRDLVTPRAEDPADTQMRARAIASLRKGEDPTTTWRTKNTSISSVGGP
- a CDS encoding type II and III secretion system protein family protein, which encodes MKRQTAPLGLAKYRVLPVIGGIVAILSTVLPPLQSDAGLQPHIEKSGEGVVRRLSMGVGKSVIVNLPKAASEIFVGNPKVANAVVRSARKLYIIGIADGQTTVFAMDSAGRQIAALEISIGRDVGELQQILNAALPNSSIVTRTINDTIILSGAVNSAEEAQRATDIAQGFVKQTSQAGSAAQNLVVNSLVIRGRDQVMLKVSVAEIQRNVAKQLGLTSSTWGAFTQYNPFGIAGSIATNPATNLATSLTVHNPANTISATLQAFERYGVSRILAEPTVTAISGENAKFTVGGEVPIPSAPVCTTNGTVTNCSPGGVTYQPYGVTLNFAPVVLSAGRILLHIATEVTELDYQTAVTIQSVTVPGLRTRKNETTVEIPSGGSIASAGFLQTISTQVINGLPGLMDLPILGTLFRSRDYQRNETELMIIVTPYLMKATATNRLPKPDDGFADSSDPQAWLLGRVNRLYASPNNPEALKNFKGRVGFIQD
- the cpaB gene encoding Flp pilus assembly protein CpaB, whose amino-acid sequence is MKSSRLLILGTALAAGVGAAIMVVTSKPPQPERSKIVRVPVATDDVLVATKSLAIGTVIQSGDLRWQSWPKSNMPPNIISKTQMPNALADFKTALVRLPLNAGEPIFPNRLIKAGAAGFMAAILPSGMRAVAINIDQQGSQTAGNFILPNDHVDVIHTYRDEQAAKAGAADPMVSETLLRNIRVLAIGQNIQDRNNERVATGSNATLELTPQQVEIIIRAQRVGQLSLALRSLTDNKASQKAGAPAQNDMTIVRYGVPVETRSQ